Part of the Halorhabdus utahensis DSM 12940 genome, CGTCCATCTCAACGCGGATCGTCACTTGCGGGTCTTCCCCATCGTGGTGACGGACGGCGTTGCTCAAGAGGTTCCCGAACACCGACGACAGAAGTTCGTTCCCCCTCACGGAGACATTTGGAACCTCCCCCTCGATCGTCACGCGGAGGTTCTCGTATCGGCGGTCGGCTTTCTCGACTTCGGACTCGAGAATGTAGGGGAGATTCACGCTCGAGTATTCCAAGTCCGTGTCGCTCCCGATCGATTCGACGAAATCACGGGTGATATTCGTCAACTCCGAGATGTGGTCGCAGGTGTCCTGGATGCGCGCCAAGTACTCCTGGCCGTCATCGTCGACGTGGTCGCTGACCCCATCAGCCCACGCAATGAGCAATTGAATATCGTTCTTGATGTCGTGACGGACGAGACGATTGATGACCGCCAACTTCTCCGTTCGGTCTTCGAGTTGCTGTTCGCGCCGCTTCTGTTGGGTGATGTCCCGTGTGATCAGCTGAAACGAATCGGCTTCGCTGCCGACTCTGACTGGTACGGCGACGTTGTGGAAGTGGCGATACCCGACGCTGTCCTGGAACGTAACCGCCGAGTTGATCGCCAGTGCTCTCCGACCTTCCTTTAAGCGCCCAGCCGCCGTCTCTTTCGGCAAAATATCAGTCAGGTGTTGGCCGACAAGAGCCGTTTTGGTCGTGTCGAACGATCGTCCAGCCGCCTCGTTGGCCGCCATGATCGTCCCGTCGTGGGTGACCTGTGATATCTCGTCGGGTGTGTTGTTCACCAGCAGTTCGTACTTCTCGCGAGCCTGTCGCTGGGCGACGACGTTCTGAATCCGGTTCGCGAGCAGGTCCAACTGTCCGCTCTCGGCGATCTCTTCTTTTCGCAGATAGTCGTCGACGCCGGTGCCGATCGCCCGACTGGCAGTTTCCTCGTCGCCCTGGCCGGTCAGTAACACGAACGGCAAGCCGTACTCCGCTTCGACACGTTCGTACAGTTCGAGGCCGGTCATCTCCGGCATCTCGAAGTCACTCACCACGCAATCGATTGCCTCTCGGTCGAGTATCTCCAGCGCTTCCGGCCCGGAACTCGCCTTTCGCACCGACAGTGCCTCCCAGCCGGCAAGCTTGTCGGAGACGACAGTTCGAAAGAATCCACTGTCGTCGACGAGTAACACGTCGATCGACGACGGCTCATTCATATCCCGCCTAGCATCGAGACGGTAATATATCTGCCTCCGAGGTTCTCGAATCCGATACTCTTCGTTCTAATCGGGAGATAGTACTCTTCGCAGTGCAATATCCGATGACC contains:
- a CDS encoding ATP-binding protein, producing MNEPSSIDVLLVDDSGFFRTVVSDKLAGWEALSVRKASSGPEALEILDREAIDCVVSDFEMPEMTGLELYERVEAEYGLPFVLLTGQGDEETASRAIGTGVDDYLRKEEIAESGQLDLLANRIQNVVAQRQAREKYELLVNNTPDEISQVTHDGTIMAANEAAGRSFDTTKTALVGQHLTDILPKETAAGRLKEGRRALAINSAVTFQDSVGYRHFHNVAVPVRVGSEADSFQLITRDITQQKRREQQLEDRTEKLAVINRLVRHDIKNDIQLLIAWADGVSDHVDDDGQEYLARIQDTCDHISELTNITRDFVESIGSDTDLEYSSVNLPYILESEVEKADRRYENLRVTIEGEVPNVSVRGNELLSSVFGNLLSNAVRHHDGEDPQVTIRVEMDETDVRVSLADNGPGIPESNLDSIFGKGEMGPESPGTGIGLYLVHTIVDQFGGHVSVENTPEQPEGADATVVEDATGCVFTVELQKHV